GGTAACCTGGTGTTTGTATTCATTGGACTGATGATCCTGGGCGTACTGCACAGTTGCTTTAGCGGCACCATGCCTTCGGCGCTGCCGGCGCTGTTCGCCACGGATATTCGCTACAGCGCGCTGGCCATCGGTTTTAACATCTCCGTTTCTCTGTTTGGTGGCACCACGCCGTTGATGACTGCCTGGCTGGTGGATAAATTCCAGAACCTGCTGATGCCCGCTTATTACCTGATGGGTGCGGGCGTGATCGGCTTGATTACCGTGTTCTTTATGCGTGAAACCGCACGTAAGCCGCTGCATGGTTCAGCTCCGGCGGTAGGTTCGGAAGCGGAAGCGGTAAAACTGGTAAAAAAACTGAAGTTACGTCGCCAGAAAGAGAACCGCGTAACGCAATAATGACGTTGATGTAAAGCGGATAATATTTATCCTTATGGTGATAATAATTATCACGAAAATAGTAAGGCACAATTTTATTGTGCCTTTATTTTTTTATTTAAAACGGGACAAAGAGAATGGCGATAAATCAAATTGACATGCTTTATTGCTGGCAAAGTCGCTGGCTATTTCACCTAATACGCTGGCAAATTTAAAACCGTGACCGCTAAGCCCGGTAATAATCAGCCGGTCATTATCTTCCGGCAGCGTATCGATAATAAAATCCTCATCGGGAGAATTATCATAAGCGCAAGCGGCGCCATGTAAACAAACGCCGACGCCCGGCAAGAAATGGCGCAGGAAATTAAAAACTTCACTGCCATCGCTGGCGAAGGCGCCGAAAGGCTTGCGATCCTCGGCGCTTTGCATCGGCTGCCCCCCGTCATGACGGCCTATTTTCAGCTCGTTATTTTCAGCCGGAAAACCATAATATTGGCTGCCATCCGCCATTTCGACGGTAAAACCGGGGAATTTGTTAGTTTCGCTGTAGCGGCCGTCGGCCTGATACCAGGCAAATACTTTACGTACAGGCGTAACCGGTAGCTCGGGGCAGAACCACTTTACGGCGGTGCCAACGCTGAGTAGCAGCTTGCGGCCATAATAGTCGCCGTCGGCGGTAGTTACGCGCTGCAGCTCACCCTCGCGGGCAATAGCGGATACCGGGCAGTTAAACAGCTGAGCGCAGCCCGCTTCGCGTGCCAGCCGTATCCAGCTGCGAATCGCCACTTCTGATTTCAGGTAGCCGGAGCGCGGCTCAAAAACGCCCGTGTAGCCTTCCGGCACATGAATATCCGGCCAGCGTTGGCGGATCTGTTCCGGCGCTAACACCTCTACCTCCAGCTGGAACTGGCGCGCGCTTTCTATTACGTTGGTAATAAATGGCGAGTTGGCAGGGGAGAGATTGATAATGCCGCTGCGATGCATAATCCGCTCGCCGCACTGCTGCTCCAGTTCATCCCATAGCTGCTGGGCGCGCAATACCAGCGGCACATAGCGTGCGCCCTCGCCGTAGGCGTGGCGAATCAGACGCGTCGCGCCGTGGTGGCTGCCTTCCTGATGGGGCGGATGGGCGCTGTCGATCATCAGCACCTTAAGCCCGGCACGGGTCGCGTACCAGCCTGCGGCGGCGCCGACGGAGCCACTGCCAATAACGATAAGATCATAAACCATTAGCCAACTTCTCCTGATGCTGCGAAGGTTTAGCAGCATAGCAAAAGCGTGCAGATAATAAAAAGGCACCCCGGAGGGTGCCTGGTCAACCAAAAGTACTGGTTAATGCTTTTTGTAGTCTCGCGCAAGGATCTCGCTGGCTTCTATTTTAGCGATACCTGCTTCCAGAATGGAGATAAATTGTCTGGCAACGTCCGTAGTCAGCCAATAAGTCGGCCCTACGTCGGCTTCATCAGGCTGTTGCTCATTAGATGAAAGCGAATGCAGACGGATCATCATCGCATCATACGAGTCCACGGTACTGATATCCCATCCAACGAGGGGATGTGTCTGAATAATCTCTTTATTACTGTCCATTATAACCCCCTTATTACTCGTAGAACGAAGTGATTATTTGAGGTTTCAATGCGGCTTTTTTTCACAGAGCAGGTTGATTATAACAGTGTTACAGATTTAAGCGGCACGAAAAATGCTCGAATAGCGTAATTAATCGGCGCAGAATAATATTTGCACAGAATTCTGGTTATTTCTGGCGGAAAAAGAACTCCTGCATAATGCAGGAGTTTATAAATGTCAAAGGCTGGGATCGGGTTGAATTTTAACCGGGGCGTGACGTTTTTCCAGCTCGGCCGCCAGGCGAGCAAAATGCTGTTGCATTCCCTCATCATGATTTTGGTTTTGCGCTTCCAGCCGCAGGCTGTGGATCAATAACTGATTAGATTTATCGTCCAGACAAAAGGCAAGATAGGAAAATGCGTTTTCCAACACGGTAAGACGACGCTGCTGTTCACCAATTAACGCCAGCAGTTCACCAAAGGTCATCGCCTCTTCAGGTTTTTCAGCGGTCATGGTTAACACCTCCTGTAAGTCATGACGGACGCCAGAATATGTCATCGGCTTACAACAGTCTATAACCGCGTTGAGGCGGCGGCGAGGCGGTAAAGATAAAAAAAAGCCGGATGGCGATATCCGGCAAACAACGGCACAAAAAGAAGTCAGTCAGTGATAAACCAGTCGTCGGCGCTTTCCCAGGTTTCCTGCAGGATCTCGGTTACGCGATCTTTAGCTTCTTTACCACTGCCCATCACGGTCAGGTTATTCGCGCTGGCGTAGCGCACCGAAATATGGTTGGCCATTTCCGGAAATTCTTTATCGATTCGTTTTGACAGTTCCTGTGTCAGCGCATCGATAGCGCCGGCAGGGAGCTGAGTCGTTTTCGCTATAGTTACTTCAACACGCATATCTGCCTCCGCTGTGAGTACTGGCTATTTATACAGTTATCGCATCAGCAAAGCAATGAAAAGCTCGCGGGGAAAGGTGAAAAAACGAGGCAGATCGCAGAAGCGGCTGACCGCTAAGGCCAGCCGCCTGGAGAAGGTTAGGCGATGCGCCAGTTCAGCGTCTCACCGGCCAGGAACGGCACCAGCTTATCGCCTGCCGCCGCGATGCTTTCGGTCACGGTCCAGGGCTCGCGCACCAGACGCAGGGTGCCTTCATTCAGCGGCAAGCCGTAAAAGTTCGGGCCGTTTTCCGAGCAGAACGCTTCAAAGTGCTGCAACGCATCCATCTCTTCAAACACGGTCGCGTAGGCGGGCAGGGCGGTCGGAGCATTAAACACGCCTGCGCAGCCGCAGCTGGCCTCTTTGCGATGACGCAAATGCGGCGCGGTATCGGTGCCAAGGAAGAAGCGTCGGTTACCGCTGGCGATAACCTTACGCAGCGCTTCCTGATGGACATTGCGCTTCAGGATCGGCAGGCAATAAAGATGAGGGCGCACGCCGCCCACCAGCATATGGTTGCGGTTGAACATCAAATGCTGAGGCGTAATCGTTGCCGCCAGCAGATCGTTGCCCGCTTCCACATACTGCGCGGCCTCTTTGGTGGTGATATGTTCAAACACCACTTTCAGCGCCGGGTAACGTTGGCGCAGCGGCTCCATTACCGTTTCGATAAAACGCGCTTCACGGTCAAAAATATCCACGTGCGCATCGGTCACTTCGCCATGAATCAGCAACGGCATCCCGAGACTTTGCATACGATCCAGCACCGCTGCGATGGTATCGATATGGGTAACGCCGTGGCTGGAGTTAGTGGTGGCGTGGGCAGGATAGAGCTTGGCTGCGGTAAATACCCCTGCCCGGAAGCCTTTTTCCAGCTCATCAGGCGATAGCGAGTCGGTAAGGTAGCAGGTCATTAATGGCTGGAAAGCATGTCCTTCCGGCAACGCATCCAGAATACGTGCGCGATAGGCGATAGCCGCCTCCACGCTGGTCACTGGCGGCACCAGATTAGGCATCACAATGGCACGGCCGCACACGGCGCTGGTAAAGGGTAATACGGCGCGCAGCATCTCATCGTCACGCAGATGGATATGCCAGTCGTCAGGGCGGCGAATGATCAGTTGCTGAGATTGTGCAGTCATGAATTAGGCTCCGGCGATAGGAAAAAAGGCAGTTTTTAGCCGGGTACTAAGCATAAGGATAAAGGCAACCGATTGCACATGCTTTATGTCGGCCACGATAAAAAAGCCCTGGAAAGCGCGTGAATTGCTGTAGATATCGCCAGCGCGCCCGCTGAACGTCCACTTTGACAGTGGGAGAGGAGATCTAACGCCAGTGCGGCATGAAACAGTGAGGGATAAAAAGTAAATGGCCCGCGCCGGGGAAAGGACGCGGGCGACCGCTCGTTAGTCGGTAAAGGGGATCACCAGCTCGCCGGGCTTTACTTCAATGCCTTTCGCCAGTTTTTTCGCCATCGCTTCCGCTTTGCTGCGATCCTCGCTCAGCACATAAGCGGGCTCGCGATCGAAATAGCTTTTTAGCGATTGGTTAAGGTAGGGCCTCAACGTTTGCAGGATCGGCTGCATCTTATCCGGCTGCACGTTGGCATCCACGATCTCCAGATCCTTCAGATAAACCGCCCCTTTTTGTTTATCGAAAAACGGCTGGGCCTTCATCTTTAACTGCATATCAGCCTGCTGTGGACCCAGCAGCGAAGTGATATTCACTTTTGCATTGCCGGATAGGGTGACTTTACCCGCCTCTTCGCGGCCAATCTGGCTGCTGAGGTTGCTTAATACGATATGCGCATTAACCAGCCCGGAAACGCCAATATCTTTCTGATAATTATTATGTTTTTGCAGAGCCTGATTGATCTCCTGCTCGGAAATCGTGTATTGAGTCAGCTGATTACAGGCGGTCAACAGACCGGCCAACATCAGGGCGCAGAGCGCCAAAAACGCCTTGTTCATGACAATCCTCGAAAGTGATGCGGAGAAAGTCTCCTTTTAAGGAGGCTAAGCTTGCCGTAATCGCCGCCGTGAGTCACCAGGAAAACAGGAAAAGAGAGGGGAAAAGCGGGAAATGCAGGCTGCAGGCGGCGAAACGCCGCCCTTTAACCATTAACCCGCCATAGTACTTAACAGATTTACCTGAGTTTGCTTCGCCATATTATCGCGATATTCCGCTACCCGGCTGGGCCAGTTAATCCCTGCCACCAGCGACAGCGAACGCAGCAGAGGGAACAGATTGATATCATCAAGGCTTAACTCGCCGTTAACGGCGTTCGGTTTCACGATCAGCTTATCGAGATCGCGCATATCGTTAGAGATCTTTTTGATGAACCCGTCTGCGTGCTGCTTTAATTCAGCAAAGTCGCCGATGTTGGCTTCCTTTTTGTTTTTGAAATAAGCCCGCGCCTGCGGCGTTGCGAACTCGGCAAAACCGCCTTCGGCAACGCGCGGCAGCAACAGCTTATTCACGTAGCTGTTCACATTGCGCAGCCAGTCATTAATCGCAGGGTTGGTTTTGCCGGTCAGTAGCGGCTCGCCATCCAGCTGATCAACA
This Mixta hanseatica DNA region includes the following protein-coding sequences:
- the bssS gene encoding biofilm formation regulator BssS, translated to MDSNKEIIQTHPLVGWDISTVDSYDAMMIRLHSLSSNEQQPDEADVGPTYWLTTDVARQFISILEAGIAKIEASEILARDYKKH
- the pyrC gene encoding dihydroorotase, translating into MTAQSQQLIIRRPDDWHIHLRDDEMLRAVLPFTSAVCGRAIVMPNLVPPVTSVEAAIAYRARILDALPEGHAFQPLMTCYLTDSLSPDELEKGFRAGVFTAAKLYPAHATTNSSHGVTHIDTIAAVLDRMQSLGMPLLIHGEVTDAHVDIFDREARFIETVMEPLRQRYPALKVVFEHITTKEAAQYVEAGNDLLAATITPQHLMFNRNHMLVGGVRPHLYCLPILKRNVHQEALRKVIASGNRRFFLGTDTAPHLRHRKEASCGCAGVFNAPTALPAYATVFEEMDALQHFEAFCSENGPNFYGLPLNEGTLRLVREPWTVTESIAAAGDKLVPFLAGETLNWRIA
- the grxB gene encoding glutaredoxin 2 — its product is MKLYIYDHCPFCVKARMIFGLKNLPVELVVMLNDDEETPTRLIGQKMAPILQKEDGSCMPESLDIVRYVDQLDGEPLLTGKTNPAINDWLRNVNSYVNKLLLPRVAEGGFAEFATPQARAYFKNKKEANIGDFAELKQHADGFIKKISNDMRDLDKLIVKPNAVNGELSLDDINLFPLLRSLSLVAGINWPSRVAEYRDNMAKQTQVNLLSTMAG
- a CDS encoding lipoprotein — protein: MNKAFLALCALMLAGLLTACNQLTQYTISEQEINQALQKHNNYQKDIGVSGLVNAHIVLSNLSSQIGREEAGKVTLSGNAKVNITSLLGPQQADMQLKMKAQPFFDKQKGAVYLKDLEIVDANVQPDKMQPILQTLRPYLNQSLKSYFDREPAYVLSEDRSKAEAMAKKLAKGIEVKPGELVIPFTD
- the dinI gene encoding DNA damage-inducible protein I, whose product is MRVEVTIAKTTQLPAGAIDALTQELSKRIDKEFPEMANHISVRYASANNLTVMGSGKEAKDRVTEILQETWESADDWFITD
- the solA gene encoding N-methyl-L-tryptophan oxidase → MVYDLIVIGSGSVGAAAGWYATRAGLKVLMIDSAHPPHQEGSHHGATRLIRHAYGEGARYVPLVLRAQQLWDELEQQCGERIMHRSGIINLSPANSPFITNVIESARQFQLEVEVLAPEQIRQRWPDIHVPEGYTGVFEPRSGYLKSEVAIRSWIRLAREAGCAQLFNCPVSAIAREGELQRVTTADGDYYGRKLLLSVGTAVKWFCPELPVTPVRKVFAWYQADGRYSETNKFPGFTVEMADGSQYYGFPAENNELKIGRHDGGQPMQSAEDRKPFGAFASDGSEVFNFLRHFLPGVGVCLHGAACAYDNSPDEDFIIDTLPEDNDRLIITGLSGHGFKFASVLGEIASDFASNKACQFDLSPFSLSRFK